A window of the Bradyrhizobium diazoefficiens genome harbors these coding sequences:
- a CDS encoding acyltransferase family protein — MRGVAALMVVCGHAINARPDMVGPNLSEGALTILASGVDIFFVISGFIIATTVSAQGDPLNFVVRRAIRIYPVYWLVLLAAFVSSSWIALEPGEPPALDFGLVFAWIYPNWYIRPAWSLAFELHFYAAVAVILAIAPNRLFELLFVGLGLVIVALAFRLQLGIYSHALVLEFGAGVSIAYLLTNGRLRFSSGMLAISAGLFVAGWYWIFVHGTTDAQFARVPTYGLGAGLLIYAVVSAEVEGRSFPPALQWLGKISYSLYIVHCLLVKWIANFDGLWQLSTVGTIIASILLSIGLAAALHIVIEAPILDWGRKLSLMRRNRTTPDVPRPEGTVLVQHEPNEPIPRRF, encoded by the coding sequence ATGCGCGGCGTTGCCGCGCTAATGGTGGTCTGCGGACACGCAATCAACGCGCGCCCCGATATGGTCGGACCGAACCTATCTGAAGGCGCGCTCACTATCCTTGCAAGCGGCGTCGACATCTTCTTCGTTATCTCTGGCTTCATCATTGCAACCACAGTGTCCGCGCAAGGCGACCCGTTGAACTTCGTTGTCAGGCGAGCCATTCGCATCTATCCAGTCTATTGGCTCGTCTTGCTGGCAGCGTTTGTCAGCTCATCTTGGATCGCGTTGGAGCCGGGGGAGCCTCCCGCGCTCGACTTCGGCCTTGTCTTTGCTTGGATATATCCGAACTGGTACATCCGGCCCGCATGGTCGCTCGCTTTCGAGCTGCACTTCTACGCCGCAGTCGCCGTCATCCTCGCGATTGCACCGAACCGGCTGTTCGAACTGCTATTTGTGGGCCTCGGATTGGTAATCGTTGCTCTCGCCTTCCGCCTACAGCTTGGTATCTACTCCCATGCGCTGGTGCTGGAATTCGGCGCTGGCGTTAGCATCGCGTATCTCCTTACGAATGGCAGATTGCGATTTTCAAGCGGCATGCTTGCCATTTCCGCGGGCCTGTTCGTAGCCGGTTGGTACTGGATATTCGTGCACGGAACGACCGATGCACAATTCGCGCGCGTGCCGACCTATGGCCTTGGCGCGGGATTGCTCATCTATGCCGTGGTATCTGCCGAGGTTGAAGGGCGCTCCTTCCCGCCGGCCCTGCAATGGCTCGGCAAGATTTCGTACTCGCTATACATCGTCCATTGCCTGCTGGTGAAATGGATCGCGAACTTTGACGGGCTATGGCAACTATCGACGGTCGGAACAATCATCGCCAGCATCCTGCTTTCCATCGGCCTCGCCGCCGCCTTGCACATCGTCATTGAGGCACCAATCCTCGATTGGGGGCGCAAGTTGAGCCTGATGCGCCGCAACCGGACAACGCCGGATGTACCGAGACCGGAGGGCACCGTGCTTGTCCAGCATGAGCCGAATGAACCCATTCCGCGCAGGTTCTAA
- a CDS encoding tyrosine-type recombinase/integrase, with translation MVLSPEEVARLLDAAPGLKYKAALSVAYGAGLRANEVISLKVADIDSSRMIIRVEQGKGGKDRNVVLSPVLLDLLRAWCAQISARRRKSSDNSWSSTANRRSFVSRFAVVRLVASARSKSDSSPAALKSP, from the coding sequence GTGGTGCTCAGCCCCGAGGAAGTGGCACGGCTGCTCGATGCCGCGCCGGGGCTCAAGTACAAGGCGGCGCTGAGCGTGGCCTACGGCGCCGGTCTGCGCGCCAACGAGGTGATCTCGCTCAAGGTCGCCGATATCGACAGCAGCCGTATGATCATCCGCGTCGAGCAGGGCAAGGGCGGCAAGGACCGTAACGTGGTGCTTTCACCTGTTCTACTCGACCTGCTGCGGGCCTGGTGCGCTCAGATATCCGCCAGACGTCGCAAATCGTCGGACAACTCATGGAGTTCGACCGCCAACCGCCGCTCATTCGTCAGCCGCTTCGCCGTCGTGCGACTCGTTGCATCGGCTCGATCCAAATCAGACAGCTCGCCCGCGGCACTCAAATCACCATAG
- a CDS encoding ABC transporter ATP-binding protein codes for MVAATASDDPVRGSTLTLREVSHRFDLEGQPLPVLDRISLQVGRGEFVALLGPSGCGKSTLLRLVAGLDSPTAGSLQTEGTEIESPDPSRVVVFQDPTLYPWRTVWSNVALGLEARGLLRAHRGRIEDALTLVGLTGFANAYPHQLSGGMAQRAALARALVNDPKLLILDEPLGQLDSLTRITMQGELVSLWQRAGFTALLVTHDVEEALFLAGRVIVFSQRPAHIKAEIVNARPYPRHRGDPHLADLRRQVLAHLGLDATW; via the coding sequence GTGGTAGCGGCGACCGCAAGCGACGACCCGGTTCGCGGATCGACGCTGACGCTGCGGGAAGTGAGCCATCGCTTCGACCTGGAAGGGCAGCCGCTGCCGGTATTGGACCGCATCAGCCTGCAGGTCGGCCGCGGCGAGTTCGTCGCTCTCCTGGGGCCGAGTGGGTGCGGAAAATCGACCTTGCTGCGGCTGGTGGCGGGGCTCGACAGTCCGACCGCCGGCTCCCTGCAAACGGAGGGAACGGAGATCGAATCACCCGATCCGTCGCGCGTCGTCGTTTTTCAAGACCCCACCCTTTATCCATGGCGGACGGTGTGGAGCAACGTTGCGCTCGGTCTGGAAGCACGCGGGTTGCTGCGCGCGCATCGCGGACGTATCGAAGACGCGTTGACGCTGGTCGGGCTCACAGGCTTCGCCAATGCCTACCCGCACCAGCTCTCCGGCGGCATGGCGCAACGCGCGGCTCTGGCGCGCGCGCTGGTCAACGACCCAAAGCTGCTCATTCTCGACGAGCCTTTGGGCCAGCTCGACTCGCTGACGCGGATCACGATGCAGGGCGAACTCGTGTCACTGTGGCAGCGCGCTGGCTTCACCGCGCTGCTCGTGACCCACGATGTGGAAGAGGCGTTGTTCCTTGCCGGCCGGGTTATTGTGTTCAGCCAGCGCCCAGCACACATCAAGGCGGAAATCGTGAACGCCAGGCCGTATCCACGCCACCGGGGAGACCCGCATCTGGCCGACCTTCGCCGTCAAGTGCTCGCGCATCTCGGTCTCGACGCCACCTGGTAA